In the Paraburkholderia acidisoli genome, one interval contains:
- a CDS encoding YXWGXW repeat-containing protein — protein MPKSSIRTLLAAAVFALASGATFAQTVIIAPSAPPPPRVETVPPPRAGYAWDPGHWRYAHGGYVWAPGHWQTVRVGHRWVPGHWIAHGPNWRWMPGHWA, from the coding sequence ATGCCGAAGTCATCCATCCGCACGCTGCTCGCCGCAGCCGTTTTCGCGCTCGCCAGCGGCGCCACGTTCGCACAGACCGTGATCATCGCGCCGAGCGCGCCGCCGCCGCCGCGCGTGGAAACCGTGCCGCCGCCGCGCGCCGGCTACGCGTGGGACCCGGGCCACTGGCGCTATGCGCACGGCGGCTATGTCTGGGCGCCCGGCCACTGGCAAACGGTGCGCGTGGGACACCGCTGGGTGCCGGGCCACTGGATCGCGCACGGGCCGAACTGGCGCTGGATGCCGGGCCACTGGGCCTGA
- a CDS encoding substrate-binding domain-containing protein, whose product MNQLPLDIAFWNYDRVQPLIDGTVEIKNVSASFHTARIVTEIFKGMIAERQYDVAELGMTYLLRTIDQPNAEFVGIPVFLNRAFRHSAIYINKSKGIERPQDLAGKRIGELALYGHDSGIMSKGVLADEFGVQPASAQWLVGAIDFPMEPVDFVTHPHPANVQVEWASKEADLGTMLEEGELDALISADIPKCVLEGSPKVGRLFPNYVELEQAYFARTRVFPIMHTVAVRRTLAEERPDIVKAVYDAFCEAKASTMKNLAMGMTFNNMSLMVPWLTHRLEENRNTLGNDWWPYGIAGNRVALETILRYHYEQGITSRQLSVDEVFVPYLMDT is encoded by the coding sequence ATGAATCAACTACCGCTGGATATCGCTTTCTGGAACTACGATCGGGTTCAACCCCTGATCGACGGTACTGTCGAGATCAAGAACGTTAGCGCGTCTTTTCATACGGCGCGCATCGTGACCGAAATCTTCAAGGGAATGATTGCCGAGCGGCAATACGACGTAGCGGAATTGGGCATGACTTATCTCCTGCGCACGATCGATCAGCCCAATGCGGAGTTCGTTGGCATTCCTGTTTTTCTGAACCGGGCATTCCGGCACTCGGCGATCTATATCAACAAGTCGAAGGGGATCGAACGCCCGCAAGACCTTGCCGGCAAGCGTATCGGTGAACTGGCGCTCTACGGGCATGACTCCGGCATCATGTCCAAAGGCGTGCTGGCGGATGAGTTCGGCGTTCAGCCGGCATCCGCGCAATGGCTCGTTGGCGCGATCGATTTTCCCATGGAGCCGGTCGATTTCGTGACGCATCCGCATCCCGCCAATGTGCAGGTGGAATGGGCATCGAAGGAGGCCGATCTGGGCACGATGCTGGAAGAGGGCGAACTGGACGCGTTGATCTCAGCCGATATCCCGAAGTGCGTGCTCGAAGGCTCGCCGAAGGTCGGCCGGCTATTCCCGAATTACGTCGAACTCGAACAGGCGTATTTTGCGCGTACCCGGGTCTTTCCGATCATGCACACCGTTGCGGTGCGCCGCACGCTCGCCGAGGAGCGGCCGGACATCGTGAAGGCGGTGTATGACGCGTTTTGCGAGGCCAAAGCCAGCACGATGAAGAACCTCGCGATGGGCATGACGTTCAACAATATGTCGCTGATGGTTCCATGGCTGACGCATCGGCTCGAAGAGAACCGGAATACGCTGGGCAACGACTGGTGGCCCTATGGCATTGCGGGAAATCGCGTCGCGCTCGAAACGATACTGCGCTACCACTACGAACAGGGGATTACGTCGCGGCAGTTGTCGGTGGACGAGGTCTTCGTGCCGTACCTCATGGACACTTGA
- a CDS encoding MarR family winged helix-turn-helix transcriptional regulator, giving the protein MDVDVKPKELQKAFTSLSLGAPDRAIGFVLWKMFHLYQREIDRALEALELTHLQFTTLTLVAWLSKDGDEVTQTTLARFSDIHKVQLSQMLKALDEKGMVTRKTSSIDVRAKNVTVTQVGLARMRKALPLVIAVQKRLFGETGMPDGKLLKTFHSVLRHMESEASVEA; this is encoded by the coding sequence ATGGATGTCGATGTCAAACCCAAGGAACTTCAGAAAGCCTTCACGAGCCTCTCGCTGGGCGCACCGGATCGCGCCATCGGGTTCGTTCTCTGGAAGATGTTCCACCTGTACCAGCGGGAAATCGACCGGGCGCTGGAGGCACTCGAACTGACGCACCTGCAGTTCACCACCCTGACGCTGGTTGCGTGGCTCTCGAAGGACGGAGACGAAGTCACGCAGACAACGCTCGCCCGCTTCAGCGACATTCACAAAGTCCAGCTCTCGCAAATGCTCAAAGCGCTCGACGAAAAAGGCATGGTGACGCGAAAAACGAGCTCGATCGATGTGCGGGCGAAGAACGTGACCGTCACCCAGGTTGGACTGGCTCGCATGCGCAAGGCGCTGCCGCTCGTGATTGCCGTTCAGAAGCGCCTGTTCGGCGAGACCGGCATGCCCGATGGAAAGCTACTCAAAACGTTCCATTCCGTGCTTCGGCATATGGAAAGCGAAGCGTCGGTCGAGGCATGA
- a CDS encoding periplasmic heavy metal sensor, translating into MNGRSWKALIVGSVLLNVFLLGGIAGGAWRWFATHGTLAALTQKEARPGPRVALRFATDELPPERRQQFVEALRDARRNGRADAREAREDRRAVLDLLAAPTLDRAALDAALARTRAADSALRAKVETGVADYAATLTPEERLKFAEGLKRSGQWRQPLAPPRKNRDPDPNTASEAE; encoded by the coding sequence ATGAACGGCCGTTCCTGGAAAGCGCTGATCGTGGGCTCGGTGCTGCTCAACGTGTTCCTGCTGGGCGGCATCGCGGGCGGCGCGTGGCGCTGGTTCGCCACGCACGGCACGCTGGCCGCGCTCACTCAAAAAGAGGCGCGGCCGGGACCGCGCGTGGCGTTGCGGTTCGCCACCGACGAACTCCCGCCCGAACGCCGCCAGCAGTTCGTCGAAGCCTTGCGCGACGCGCGCCGCAACGGCCGCGCCGACGCGCGCGAGGCCCGCGAAGACCGTCGCGCCGTACTCGATCTGCTCGCCGCGCCCACGCTCGACCGCGCCGCGCTCGACGCCGCGCTCGCCCGCACCCGCGCCGCCGACAGCGCGTTGCGCGCGAAGGTGGAAACCGGCGTCGCCGACTATGCCGCCACGCTCACGCCCGAAGAGCGCCTCAAGTTCGCCGAAGGCCTGAAGCGCAGCGGCCAGTGGCGCCAGCCGCTCGCGCCGCCACGCAAGAACAGGGACCCGGACCCGAACACGGCCAGCGAGGCCGAATGA
- a CDS encoding RNA polymerase sigma factor encodes MPAAGARSAPAHDRQARALSERDPDAELVARVGERDAGAVRTLVARKLPRLLALATRLLGDRMEAEDIAQEAFMRIWKQAPQWRSGEAKFDTWLHRVALNLCYDRLRGRREEPVDTLPDEADPAPAPDLRLETRSRDEHVRTALAALPVRQREALVLTYYQELSNLEAAGLMGISVDALESLLARARRTLRAQLAGGPAGKDSA; translated from the coding sequence CTGCCCGCCGCCGGCGCGCGGTCCGCGCCCGCCCACGACCGCCAGGCCCGTGCCTTGAGCGAGCGCGACCCCGACGCCGAACTCGTCGCCCGCGTGGGCGAACGCGACGCGGGCGCGGTGCGCACGCTCGTCGCGCGCAAGCTGCCGCGTCTGCTCGCGCTCGCCACGCGCCTGCTCGGCGACCGCATGGAGGCGGAGGACATTGCGCAGGAGGCGTTCATGCGGATCTGGAAACAGGCGCCGCAATGGCGCAGCGGCGAAGCGAAGTTCGACACGTGGCTACACCGCGTGGCGCTCAATCTCTGTTACGACCGTTTGCGCGGCCGCCGCGAAGAACCCGTCGATACCCTGCCCGACGAGGCCGATCCCGCCCCCGCGCCCGATCTTCGGCTCGAGACGCGCTCGCGCGACGAACACGTACGCACGGCGCTGGCCGCGCTGCCCGTGCGTCAGCGCGAGGCACTCGTGCTCACGTATTATCAGGAGCTTTCGAATCTGGAAGCCGCCGGCCTGATGGGCATTTCGGTCGACGCGCTCGAAAGCCTGCTGGCGCGCGCCCGGCGCACCTTGCGCGCACAACTGGCCGGCGGCCCCGCCGGCAAGGATTCAGCATGA